One Aegilops tauschii subsp. strangulata cultivar AL8/78 chromosome 7, Aet v6.0, whole genome shotgun sequence genomic window carries:
- the LOC109775267 gene encoding uncharacterized protein has product MASQEKPITPSPAPPAPPQPPTPEGAPRIRGFGGGAAGGGYPNPPDAALPDAATLRDQWRFAVRQYSRWYSQAWGTAILAGGAFFALGWLVKGSNPLPSRADPRPPNDANADEDKK; this is encoded by the coding sequence ATGGCGAGCCAAGAGAAGCCCATCACGCCGTCGCCAgctcctccggcgccgccccaACCACCAACGCCCGAGGGAGCCCCCCGCATCCGCGGGTTCGGCGGAGGCGCGGCCGGCGGCGGGTACCCTAACCCTCCTGACGCGGCGCTGCCCGACGCGGCTACGCTGCGGGACCAGTGGCGGTTCGCGGTGCGCCAGTACAGCCGGTGGTACTCCCAAGCCTGGGGCACCGCCATCCTCGCTGGCGGCGCCTTCTTTGCCCTGGGCTGGCTCGTCAAGGGTTCCAACCCCCTTCCCTCCCGCGCCGATCCCCGTCCCCCCAACGACGCCAACGCGGACGAGGATAAAAAGTGA